Proteins found in one Chlamydia pneumoniae TW-183 genomic segment:
- a CDS encoding DUF378 domain-containing protein, which produces MLGKIIRGLSSLIVILCALNVGLIGITHNKLNIIAKLCGGVSTPATQITYIIIGIAGVICLLSFCPFCSKKSRHSHGDSCSSGGCHSHHSDKN; this is translated from the coding sequence ATGCTAGGCAAAATTATTCGAGGATTATCCTCTCTTATTGTTATTCTTTGTGCATTGAACGTGGGACTTATAGGAATCACTCACAATAAATTAAATATTATTGCTAAGTTGTGTGGAGGCGTTTCTACTCCTGCCACCCAAATTACCTATATTATCATTGGAATTGCTGGTGTCATTTGCTTGCTAAGCTTTTGTCCTTTCTGCAGCAAGAAGTCCCGTCATTCACACGGAGACAGCTGCTCTTCAGGAGGCTGCCACTCTCATCATTCTGACAAAAATTAG
- the gatC gene encoding Asp-tRNA(Asn)/Glu-tRNA(Gln) amidotransferase subunit GatC, which yields MEQFHLDREEILLLAKASALQLSEELIQEYQTSLSAVITSMKEALAIEIDDADSCESLFMHVVNVEDLREDSVTSDFNREEFLRNVPESLGGLVKVPAVIK from the coding sequence ATGGAGCAATTTCATTTGGATAGGGAAGAAATTTTACTTTTGGCAAAGGCCTCAGCACTACAACTTTCTGAAGAGCTTATCCAGGAGTATCAAACTTCTTTAAGCGCTGTGATTACTTCTATGAAAGAAGCTCTTGCCATAGAGATTGATGATGCGGATTCATGCGAATCTCTTTTTATGCATGTAGTAAATGTTGAAGATTTGAGAGAAGATTCGGTGACCTCTGATTTCAATCGAGAGGAATTTTTGCGTAATGTTCCAGAGTCTTTAGGGGGATTAGTGAAAGTTCCTGCGGTAATCAAGTAA
- the gatA gene encoding Asp-tRNA(Asn)/Glu-tRNA(Gln) amidotransferase subunit GatA, whose translation MYRYSALELAKAVTLGELTATGVTQHFFHRIEEAEGQVGAFISLCKEQALEQAELIDKKRSRGEPLGKLAGVPVGIKDNIHVTGLKTTCASRVLENYQPPFDATVVERIKKEDGIILGKLNMDEFAMGSTTLYSAFHPTHNPWDLSRVPGGSSGGSAAAVSARFCPVALGSDTGGSIRQPAAFCGVVGFKPSYGAVSRYGLVAFASSLDQIGPLANTVEDVALMMDVFSGRDPKDATSREFFRDSFMSKLSTEVPKVIGVPRTFLEGLRDDIRENFFSSLAIFEGEGTHLVDVELDILSHAVSIYYILASAEAATNLARFDGVRYGYRSPQAHTISQLYDLSRGEGFGKEVMRRILLGNYVLSAERQNVYYKKATAVRAKIVKAFRTAFEKCEILAVPVCSSPAFEIGEILDPVTLYLQDIYTVAMNLAYLPAIAVPSGFSKEGLPLGLQIIGQQGQDQQVCQVGYSFQEHAQIKQLFSKRYAKSVVLGGQS comes from the coding sequence ATGTATCGATATAGTGCTTTAGAATTAGCAAAAGCTGTGACTTTAGGGGAACTGACAGCCACAGGGGTGACTCAACATTTTTTTCATAGAATAGAAGAAGCTGAGGGGCAGGTAGGTGCCTTTATTTCCTTGTGTAAGGAACAAGCTTTAGAACAGGCAGAGCTCATAGATAAAAAGCGTTCGCGTGGAGAACCTTTAGGAAAACTCGCAGGTGTTCCTGTAGGAATTAAAGATAATATTCACGTTACAGGCCTGAAGACAACATGCGCCTCTCGTGTGCTCGAGAATTATCAACCACCGTTTGATGCTACTGTTGTAGAAAGAATCAAAAAAGAAGATGGGATTATCTTAGGCAAACTCAATATGGATGAGTTTGCTATGGGATCAACAACGCTATATTCTGCTTTTCATCCTACCCACAACCCCTGGGATTTATCTCGTGTTCCTGGAGGTTCTTCAGGGGGATCTGCGGCCGCAGTTTCTGCTAGATTTTGTCCCGTAGCCCTAGGATCAGATACCGGAGGATCCATCCGTCAGCCCGCAGCATTTTGTGGTGTTGTAGGTTTTAAGCCTTCCTACGGAGCCGTTTCGCGTTACGGGCTTGTAGCCTTTGCCTCTTCGCTAGATCAAATCGGTCCTTTAGCCAATACTGTAGAAGACGTCGCCCTAATGATGGATGTGTTTTCTGGTAGAGATCCTAAAGATGCAACCTCAAGAGAGTTTTTCCGTGATTCTTTTATGAGCAAGTTGTCTACGGAGGTTCCTAAAGTGATTGGGGTGCCTAGAACATTTTTAGAGGGACTCCGTGATGATATTAGGGAGAATTTCTTCTCTTCATTAGCCATTTTTGAAGGAGAAGGAACCCATCTTGTGGATGTGGAGTTGGATATTCTCAGCCACGCTGTATCTATATATTACATTTTAGCATCTGCTGAAGCTGCCACGAATTTAGCAAGGTTCGATGGGGTGCGTTATGGATATCGTTCTCCTCAAGCGCATACCATCAGCCAACTCTACGATCTCTCACGTGGAGAAGGATTTGGCAAAGAGGTCATGCGCAGAATCCTCTTAGGGAACTATGTCTTGTCTGCGGAGAGACAGAATGTTTATTATAAGAAAGCTACGGCAGTGCGTGCTAAGATTGTAAAAGCATTTAGAACTGCATTTGAAAAGTGTGAAATCTTAGCCGTGCCCGTCTGTTCTAGCCCCGCGTTTGAAATAGGAGAAATTCTAGATCCTGTGACTTTATATCTACAGGATATCTATACTGTAGCTATGAATTTAGCGTATCTTCCTGCCATTGCCGTACCCTCTGGATTTTCTAAGGAGGGCCTGCCCTTAGGCCTACAGATTATCGGACAGCAAGGACAAGACCAACAAGTGTGCCAAGTGGGTTACAGTTTCCAAGAGCATGCGCAAATTAAGCAATTGTTTTCTAAGAGATATGCCAAAAGTGTTGTTCTAGGAGGTCAATCATGA
- the gatB gene encoding Asp-tRNA(Asn)/Glu-tRNA(Gln) amidotransferase subunit GatB, with translation MSAVYADWESVIGLEVHVELNTASKLFSSALNRFGDEPNTNISTVCTGLPGSLPVLNQSAVEKAVLFGCAVEGEISLLSRFDRKSYFYPDSPRNFQITQFEHPIIRGGRIKAIVQGEERYFELAQTHIEDDAGMLKHFGEFAGVDYNRAGVPLIEIVSKPCMFCPEDAVAYATSLVSLLDYIGISDCNMEEGSIRFDVNVSVRPKGSPELRNKVEIKNMNSFAFMAQALEAEKQRQIDEYLNQPNKDPKLVIPAATYRWDPEKKKTVLMRLKESAEDYKYFPEPDLPTLQLTESYIERIRKTLPELPYDKYHRYIQEYGLSEDIASILISDKNIATFFEVACKDCKNFRSLSNWVTVEFGGRCKTLGVKLPSSGIFPEGVAQLVNAIDQGVITGKIAKEIADLMMESPGKNPEEILKEKPELLPMSDEGELQKIIAEVVLANPESIVDYKNGKTKALGFLVGQIMKRTAGKAPPKRVNELLLLELDKG, from the coding sequence ATGAGTGCTGTTTATGCAGATTGGGAATCAGTCATAGGACTTGAAGTTCACGTAGAATTGAACACAGCATCCAAGTTATTTAGCTCTGCTTTAAATCGCTTTGGAGATGAACCAAACACTAATATTTCTACAGTATGTACAGGATTGCCAGGATCATTGCCTGTATTGAATCAGAGTGCCGTGGAGAAAGCTGTGCTTTTTGGCTGCGCTGTCGAAGGTGAAATCTCTCTATTGAGTCGTTTCGATAGGAAGTCTTACTTCTATCCCGATAGTCCCAGGAATTTTCAAATTACACAATTCGAACATCCTATTATCCGAGGAGGACGCATTAAGGCGATTGTCCAAGGGGAAGAGCGTTATTTTGAATTAGCCCAAACCCATATAGAAGATGATGCCGGAATGCTGAAGCACTTCGGAGAGTTTGCCGGTGTAGACTACAATCGTGCCGGAGTCCCCCTAATCGAAATTGTTTCAAAACCCTGTATGTTTTGTCCTGAAGATGCTGTTGCTTACGCAACTTCTTTGGTTTCCTTGTTAGACTATATTGGAATTTCCGATTGCAATATGGAAGAAGGCTCCATCCGTTTTGATGTCAATGTCTCCGTACGCCCTAAGGGATCCCCAGAACTTCGCAATAAGGTAGAAATCAAGAATATGAACTCCTTCGCTTTTATGGCACAAGCTTTAGAAGCTGAAAAACAACGTCAGATCGATGAGTATCTTAATCAGCCAAATAAAGATCCCAAGCTGGTGATTCCAGCCGCTACCTACCGCTGGGATCCCGAAAAGAAAAAAACTGTGCTGATGCGTCTCAAAGAGAGTGCCGAAGATTATAAATATTTTCCCGAGCCTGATCTGCCGACACTACAATTGACAGAGTCCTATATAGAAAGGATTCGCAAGACCTTGCCAGAACTTCCTTATGACAAGTACCATCGCTATATTCAGGAGTACGGTCTATCCGAAGATATCGCAAGTATTCTGATCAGCGATAAGAATATCGCAACGTTTTTTGAGGTCGCTTGTAAAGATTGTAAAAACTTTAGGTCTTTATCTAACTGGGTAACCGTTGAATTTGGAGGCCGCTGCAAAACCCTAGGAGTGAAGTTGCCATCTTCAGGAATTTTCCCCGAGGGAGTCGCTCAGCTGGTCAACGCAATCGACCAAGGTGTGATCACAGGGAAAATTGCTAAGGAAATCGCAGATCTTATGATGGAATCCCCAGGAAAGAATCCTGAGGAGATTTTAAAAGAGAAGCCAGAGCTGCTTCCCATGTCAGATGAAGGGGAATTGCAGAAAATTATCGCAGAGGTGGTTCTTGCAAATCCTGAATCTATCGTAGACTATAAAAATGGAAAGACTAAGGCTCTAGGATTCCTAGTCGGGCAGATTATGAAGCGTACAGCAGGAAAAGCTCCTCCCAAGCGAGTGAACGAACTTTTACTTTTAGAATTAGATAAGGGCTAG
- a CDS encoding polymorphic outer membrane protein middle domain-containing protein, whose translation MRFSLCGFPLVFSFTLLSVFDTSLSATTISLTPEDSFHGDSQNAERSYNVQAGDVYSLTGDVSISNVDNSALNKACFNVTSGSVTFAGNHHGLYFNNISSGTTKEGAVLCCQDPQATARFSGFSTLSFIQSPGDIKEQGCLYSKNALMLLNNYVVRFEQNQSKTKGGAISGANVTIVGNYDSVSFYQNAATFGGAIHSSGPLQIAVNQAEIRFAQNTAKNGSGGALYSDGDIDIDQNAYVLFRENEALTTPIGKGGAVCCLPTSGSSTPVPIVTFSDNKQLVFERNHSIMGGGAIYARKLSISSGGPTLFINNISYANSQNLGGAIAIDTGGEISLSAEKGTITFQGNRTSLPFLNGIHLLQNAKFLKLQARNGYSIEFYDPITSEADGSTQLNINGDPKNKEYTGTILFSGEKSLANDPRDFKSTIPQNVNLSAGYLVIKEGAEVTVSKFTQSPGSHLVLDLGTKLIASKEDIAITGLAIDIDSLSSSSTAAVIKANTANKQISVTDSIELISPTGNAYEDLRMRNSQTFPLLSLEPGAGGSVTVTAGDFLPVSPHYGFQGNWKLAWTGTGNKVGEFFWDKINYKPRPEKEGNLVPNILWGNAVDVRSLMQVQETHASSLQTDRGLWIDGIGNFFHVSASEDNIRYRHNSGGYVLSVNNEITPKHYTSMAFSQLFSRDKDYAVSNNEYRMYLGSYLYQYTTSLGNIFRYASRNPNVNVGILSRRFLQNPLMIFHFLCAYGHATNDMKTDYANFPMVKNSWRNNCWAIECGGSMPLLVFENGRLFQGAIPFMKLQLVYAYQGDFKETTADGRRFSNGSLTSISVPLGIRFEKLALPQDVLYDFSFSYIPDIFRKDPSCEAALVISGDSWLVPAAHVSRHAFVGSGTGRYHFNDYTELLCRGSIECRPHARNYNINCGSKFRF comes from the coding sequence ATGCGATTTTCGCTCTGCGGATTTCCTCTAGTTTTTTCTTTTACATTGCTCTCAGTCTTCGACACTTCTTTGAGTGCTACTACGATTTCTTTAACCCCAGAAGATAGTTTTCATGGAGATAGTCAGAATGCAGAACGTTCTTATAATGTTCAAGCTGGGGATGTCTATAGCCTTACTGGTGATGTCTCAATATCTAACGTCGATAACTCTGCATTAAATAAAGCCTGCTTCAATGTGACCTCAGGAAGTGTGACGTTCGCAGGAAATCATCATGGGTTATATTTTAATAATATTTCCTCAGGAACTACAAAGGAAGGGGCTGTACTTTGTTGCCAAGATCCTCAAGCAACGGCACGTTTTTCTGGGTTCTCCACGCTCTCTTTTATTCAGAGCCCCGGAGATATTAAAGAACAGGGATGTCTCTATTCAAAAAATGCACTTATGCTCTTAAACAATTATGTAGTGCGTTTTGAACAAAACCAAAGTAAGACTAAAGGCGGAGCTATTAGTGGGGCGAATGTTACTATAGTAGGCAACTACGATTCCGTCTCTTTCTATCAGAATGCAGCCACTTTTGGAGGTGCTATCCATTCTTCAGGTCCCCTACAGATTGCAGTAAATCAGGCAGAGATAAGATTTGCACAAAATACTGCCAAGAATGGTTCTGGAGGGGCTTTGTACTCCGATGGTGATATTGATATTGATCAGAATGCTTATGTTCTATTTCGAGAAAATGAGGCATTGACTACTCCTATAGGTAAGGGAGGGGCTGTCTGTTGTCTTCCCACTTCAGGAAGTAGTACTCCAGTTCCTATTGTGACTTTCTCTGACAATAAACAGTTAGTCTTTGAAAGAAACCATTCCATAATGGGTGGCGGAGCCATTTATGCTAGGAAACTTAGCATCTCTTCAGGAGGTCCTACTCTATTTATCAATAATATATCATATGCAAATTCGCAAAATTTAGGTGGAGCTATTGCCATTGATACTGGAGGGGAGATCAGTTTATCAGCAGAGAAAGGAACAATTACATTCCAAGGAAACCGGACGAGCTTACCGTTTTTGAATGGCATCCATCTTTTACAAAATGCTAAATTCCTGAAATTACAGGCGAGAAATGGATACTCTATAGAATTTTATGATCCTATTACTTCTGAAGCAGATGGGTCTACCCAATTGAATATCAACGGAGATCCTAAAAATAAAGAGTACACAGGGACCATACTCTTTTCTGGAGAAAAGAGTCTAGCAAACGATCCTAGGGATTTTAAATCTACAATCCCTCAGAACGTCAACCTGTCTGCAGGATACTTAGTTATTAAAGAGGGGGCCGAAGTCACAGTTTCAAAATTCACGCAGTCTCCAGGATCGCATTTAGTTTTAGATTTAGGAACCAAACTGATAGCCTCTAAGGAAGACATTGCCATCACAGGCCTCGCGATAGATATAGATAGCTTAAGCTCATCCTCAACAGCAGCTGTTATTAAAGCAAACACCGCAAATAAACAGATATCCGTGACGGACTCTATAGAACTTATCTCGCCTACTGGCAATGCCTATGAAGATCTCAGAATGAGAAATTCACAGACGTTCCCTCTGCTCTCTTTAGAGCCTGGAGCCGGGGGTAGTGTGACTGTAACTGCTGGAGATTTCCTACCGGTAAGTCCCCATTATGGTTTTCAAGGCAATTGGAAATTAGCTTGGACAGGAACTGGAAACAAAGTTGGAGAATTCTTCTGGGATAAAATAAATTATAAGCCTAGACCTGAAAAAGAAGGAAATTTAGTTCCTAATATCTTGTGGGGGAATGCTGTAGATGTCAGATCCTTAATGCAGGTTCAAGAGACCCATGCATCGAGCTTACAGACAGATCGAGGGCTGTGGATCGATGGAATTGGGAATTTCTTCCATGTATCTGCCTCCGAAGACAATATAAGGTACCGTCATAATAGCGGTGGATATGTTCTATCTGTAAATAATGAGATCACACCTAAGCACTATACCTCGATGGCATTTTCCCAACTCTTTAGTAGAGACAAGGACTATGCGGTTTCCAACAACGAATACAGAATGTATTTAGGATCGTATCTCTATCAATATACAACCTCCCTAGGGAATATTTTCCGTTATGCTTCGCGTAACCCTAATGTAAACGTCGGGATTCTCTCAAGAAGGTTTCTTCAAAATCCTCTTATGATTTTTCATTTTTTGTGTGCTTATGGTCATGCCACCAATGATATGAAAACAGACTACGCAAATTTCCCTATGGTGAAAAACAGCTGGAGAAACAATTGTTGGGCTATAGAGTGCGGAGGGAGCATGCCTCTATTGGTATTTGAGAACGGAAGACTTTTCCAAGGTGCCATCCCATTTATGAAACTACAATTAGTTTATGCTTATCAGGGAGATTTCAAAGAGACGACTGCAGATGGCCGTAGATTTAGTAATGGGAGTTTAACATCGATTTCTGTACCTCTAGGCATACGCTTTGAGAAGCTGGCACTTCCTCAGGATGTACTCTATGACTTTAGTTTCTCCTATATTCCTGATATTTTCCGTAAGGATCCCTCATGTGAAGCTGCTCTGGTGATTAGCGGAGACTCTTGGCTTGTTCCGGCAGCACACGTATCAAGACATGCTTTTGTAGGGAGTGGAACGGGTCGGTATCACTTTAACGACTATACTGAGCTCTTATGTCGAGGAAGTATAGAATGCCGCCCCCATGCTAGGAATTATAATATAAACTGTGGAAGCAAATTTCGTTTTTAG
- a CDS encoding DUF1978 domain-containing protein, translating into MRKLRILAIVLIALSIILIAGGVVLLTVAIPGLSSVISSPAGMGACALGCVMLALGIDVLLKKREVPIVLASVTTTPGTGSPRSGISISGADSTIRSLPTYLLDEGHPQSMRKLRILAIVLIVFSIILIASGVVLLTVAIPGLSSVISSPAGMGACALGCVMLALGIDVLLKKREVPIVLASVTTTPGTGSPRSGISISGADSTIRSLPTYPLDEGHPQSMRKLRILAIVLIVFSIILIASGVVLLTVAIPGLSSIISSPAEMGACALGCVMLALGIDVLLKKREVPIVVPAPIPEEVVIDDIDEESIRLQQEAEAALARLPEEMSAFEGYIKVVESHLENMKSLPYDGHGLEEKTKHQIRVVRSSLKAMVPEFLDIRRIFEEEEFFFLSARKRLIDLATTLVERKILTEQLERNNLRKAFSYLYQDSIFKKIIDNFEKLAWKFMILSKSICRFTIIFENHEHGVAKSLLHKNAVLLEKVIYRSLQKSYRDIGMSSAKMKILHGNPFFSLEDNKKTIMKEHAEMLESLSSYRKVFLALSDENVVDTPSDPKKWDLSGIPCRDALSEISRDEQWQKKAHLKHQESLYTQARDRLTDQSSKENQKELEKAEQEYISSWERVKKFEIERVQERIQAIQKLYPNILEREEETTGQETVTPTVQGTTASSDLTDILGRIEVSSREDNQNQESCVKVLRSHEVEMSWEVKQEYGPKKKEFQDQMGSLERFFTEHIEELEVLQKDYSKHLSYFKKVNNKKEVQYAKFRLKVLESDLEGILAQTESAESLLTQEELPILATRGALEKAVFKGSLCCALASKAKPYFEEDPRFQDSDTQLRALTLRLQEAKASLEEEIKRFSNLENDIAEERRLLKESKQTFERAGLGVLREIAVESTYDLRSLTNTWEGTPESEKVYFSMYLNYYNEEKRRAKTRLVEMTQRYRDFKMALEAMQFNEEALLQEELSIQAPSE; encoded by the coding sequence ATGAGGAAACTTCGTATTCTTGCGATCGTTCTCATAGCTTTGAGCATTATTTTGATTGCAGGTGGTGTGGTATTGCTTACTGTAGCGATCCCTGGATTAAGTTCAGTCATTTCTTCCCCGGCAGGGATGGGTGCCTGTGCTTTGGGATGTGTGATGCTTGCTTTAGGGATCGATGTTCTTCTGAAGAAACGAGAAGTCCCTATAGTTCTCGCATCTGTAACTACGACACCAGGAACTGGCAGCCCTAGAAGTGGTATTTCTATTTCAGGAGCTGATAGCACCATACGTTCTCTTCCTACGTATCTCTTGGACGAGGGACATCCACAATCCATGAGGAAACTTCGTATTCTTGCGATCGTTCTCATAGTTTTTAGCATTATTTTGATTGCAAGTGGTGTGGTATTGCTTACTGTAGCGATCCCTGGATTAAGTTCAGTCATTTCTTCCCCGGCAGGGATGGGTGCCTGTGCTTTGGGATGTGTGATGCTTGCTTTAGGGATCGATGTTCTTCTGAAGAAACGAGAAGTCCCTATAGTTCTCGCATCTGTAACTACGACACCAGGAACTGGCAGCCCTAGAAGTGGTATTTCTATTTCAGGAGCTGATAGCACCATACGTTCTCTTCCTACGTATCCCTTGGACGAGGGACATCCACAATCCATGAGGAAACTTCGTATTCTTGCGATCGTTCTCATAGTTTTTAGCATTATTTTGATTGCAAGTGGTGTGGTATTGCTTACTGTAGCGATCCCTGGATTAAGCTCGATCATTTCTTCCCCAGCGGAGATGGGTGCTTGTGCTTTGGGATGTGTGATGCTTGCTTTGGGGATCGACGTTCTTCTGAAGAAACGAGAAGTCCCTATAGTAGTTCCCGCACCTATTCCTGAAGAAGTCGTCATAGATGATATAGATGAAGAGAGTATACGGCTGCAGCAGGAAGCTGAAGCCGCTTTAGCAAGACTTCCTGAGGAGATGAGTGCATTTGAAGGTTACATAAAAGTTGTCGAGAGTCATTTGGAGAACATGAAAAGCCTGCCTTATGATGGTCATGGGCTAGAAGAGAAAACGAAACATCAGATAAGAGTCGTCAGATCTTCTTTGAAGGCTATGGTTCCAGAATTTTTAGATATCAGAAGAATTTTTGAAGAAGAAGAGTTCTTTTTTCTCTCAGCTCGCAAACGACTTATAGATTTAGCTACTACTTTAGTAGAGAGAAAAATTTTAACAGAGCAACTTGAGCGCAATAATTTAAGGAAAGCGTTTTCTTATTTATATCAGGACTCAATTTTTAAAAAAATTATTGATAACTTCGAGAAGTTAGCATGGAAATTTATGATTTTGAGTAAATCAATTTGTCGATTTACAATTATTTTTGAAAATCATGAACATGGTGTAGCAAAGAGCCTGTTACACAAGAATGCAGTGTTACTGGAGAAGGTAATCTATAGGAGTTTGCAAAAAAGCTATAGAGATATAGGCATGTCATCTGCAAAGATGAAAATCTTGCACGGCAACCCTTTTTTCTCTTTGGAAGATAATAAAAAGACGATAATGAAAGAACACGCAGAGATGCTTGAAAGTCTCAGTAGCTATAGGAAGGTATTTTTAGCTCTATCTGATGAGAACGTTGTAGATACACCTAGCGATCCAAAGAAATGGGATTTGTCAGGAATCCCCTGTAGGGACGCGTTGTCTGAGATTTCTCGTGATGAACAGTGGCAGAAGAAAGCACATCTAAAGCATCAAGAGTCCCTCTATACGCAAGCTAGGGATCGTTTAACAGACCAGAGCTCTAAAGAAAATCAGAAAGAGTTAGAGAAAGCTGAACAAGAGTACATATCTTCTTGGGAACGGGTTAAAAAATTTGAGATTGAGAGAGTACAGGAGAGGATACAGGCAATTCAAAAGCTTTATCCTAATATCCTCGAGAGAGAAGAAGAAACCACAGGTCAGGAGACTGTGACTCCAACTGTTCAAGGGACGACGGCTTCATCCGATTTAACAGATATTTTAGGAAGAATAGAGGTCTCCAGTAGGGAGGATAATCAGAATCAAGAGTCTTGTGTAAAAGTCTTAAGAAGTCATGAGGTAGAAATGAGCTGGGAAGTCAAACAAGAGTATGGCCCTAAGAAAAAAGAATTTCAGGATCAAATGGGTTCTTTAGAGAGGTTTTTTACAGAGCATATTGAAGAGTTAGAAGTATTACAGAAGGACTACTCTAAACACTTGTCTTATTTTAAAAAAGTAAACAATAAGAAAGAGGTTCAATATGCGAAGTTTAGGTTGAAGGTTTTAGAGTCAGATTTAGAAGGGATTCTAGCTCAGACTGAGAGTGCTGAGAGTCTGTTAACTCAAGAAGAACTTCCGATTCTTGCAACTCGGGGAGCCTTAGAGAAAGCTGTTTTCAAAGGGAGTCTATGTTGCGCGCTAGCAAGCAAAGCAAAACCCTATTTTGAAGAGGATCCCAGATTCCAAGATTCTGATACGCAATTGCGAGCTCTGACTCTAAGGTTACAGGAGGCTAAGGCAAGCCTGGAAGAAGAGATAAAGAGATTTTCAAATCTTGAGAACGATATTGCAGAGGAAAGACGCCTTCTTAAAGAGAGCAAGCAGACGTTCGAAAGAGCAGGTTTAGGGGTTCTCCGAGAAATTGCAGTCGAGTCTACTTATGATTTGCGTTCCTTAACAAATACATGGGAAGGGACCCCAGAGAGTGAGAAGGTCTATTTTAGCATGTATCTTAATTATTACAACGAAGAGAAACGTAGGGCTAAAACAAGATTGGTTGAAATGACACAGAGGTATAGAGATTTTAAAATGGCCTTGGAAGCTATGCAGTTTAATGAAGAAGCCCTTTTGCAAGAGGAACTCTCTATTCAAGCTCCCAGTGAATAA
- a CDS encoding IncA family protein, producing the protein MLLLTLGIPGLTAGISFGAGLGFSALGGVLVISGLLFLLVRREVPTVRSEEIPRGVSVTPSEEPALEKAQKEPETKKILDRLPKELDQLDTYIQEVFACLERLKDPKYEDRGLLTEAKEKLRVFDVVEKDMMSEFLDIQRVLNEEAYYVEHCQDPLENIAYEIFSSQELRDYYCAGVCGYLPSGDARADRLKRSVKEVMDRFMRVTWKSWEASVMLDHSYGVARELFKKAVGVLEESVYKILFKSYRDAFYECEKAKIQRDGRFKWL; encoded by the coding sequence GTGCTTTTGTTGACCTTGGGGATTCCGGGACTCACTGCAGGGATCTCTTTTGGAGCCGGTTTGGGATTTTCTGCTTTAGGAGGAGTGCTCGTGATTTCGGGACTTCTATTCCTTCTAGTAAGACGAGAGGTTCCGACAGTACGTTCAGAGGAAATTCCCAGAGGGGTTTCTGTGACCCCTTCTGAAGAGCCTGCTCTAGAGAAGGCTCAAAAAGAACCGGAGACAAAGAAAATTTTAGATCGGTTGCCGAAGGAATTGGATCAGTTAGATACGTATATTCAGGAAGTGTTTGCATGTTTAGAGAGGCTGAAGGATCCTAAGTACGAAGATCGAGGTCTTTTAACAGAGGCGAAGGAGAAACTTCGAGTTTTTGACGTTGTTGAGAAAGATATGATGTCAGAGTTTTTAGACATACAACGAGTGTTGAATGAGGAAGCATATTATGTAGAACATTGTCAAGATCCCCTAGAGAATATAGCCTACGAGATTTTCTCTTCCCAAGAGCTTCGTGATTACTACTGTGCAGGGGTGTGTGGGTATTTGCCTTCTGGGGATGCTCGAGCGGATCGATTAAAGAGATCAGTTAAGGAGGTAATGGATCGCTTTATGAGGGTGACCTGGAAATCTTGGGAGGCATCAGTCATGTTGGATCATAGCTATGGGGTAGCGCGAGAGTTATTCAAGAAGGCAGTAGGAGTACTAGAGGAGAGTGTCTATAAAATTCTGTTTAAGAGCTATAGAGATGCGTTTTATGAATGTGAGAAGGCAAAGATCCAGAGGGATGGGCGTTTCAAATGGTTATAG